AATTACTGATTTGTCAAATGTCATATCAATAATTTGACCAAAATAAGAAGATTAAAAGTCAGTGTATCTAAATTTAACTTTGAAAACTTAATGGATGAAAAGAATAAATTGAAAAGTTAATGGGAAAAAAAATATGAGCAACGAGGAGGAAACAAATAGAAAACAAAATCTTTAGAACTTaagttattaatatttttttctggTCGCCCCTTAAAACAAATTTCAAATCCACCGGGTATCGAATGATTTAGTCAAATTCAAATCTTATCGCCTAAAATcgatttgaaaatttgaaacaggTGAGAAAACTGGAACTTTTAATAGCAACGTTAGTATTCGTGATGGCTGCTTGTTTTTTCGGGGAATTGAGTTATGTAAAGCCTCCCGCAGATGATGTGATGAAAGGAATGCTTGTACCTAAGCTTAAAGGCCAAGGTGCTACTGGCGATGCTATTGCGCTGCTTGGGGCTCTGATCATGCCGTACGATGAAGTTTCTTTACTAAATTCCTTCtgttctttagttacttttatattgatttatttaatcaattttGTACGCAGGCATAATCTTTTCCTTCATTCTGCACTTGTTCTCTCAAGAGAGAAACCCAACTCAGTCCGAGGCATCAATGTAAgtcaaaatttataaattattctCTAGATAATAGTTTGATCAATGAGGAGTATTTGAAATCATGCACTCGTATCGTTGAAATATAACTTTTTTGTTCAATTTCAATTTCACTCCCACAAATTTTTAATCTAAACACTACATTAACATAttcgacaaaggtataaatttttgttttataGTTCGCGTAGTTAATTTTTCATAATCAGAATCTGAAACTCCATTGTTATTTCATTTATAAGTAATTACGAACCTAACCTATGTTCTTAGAGATAATGGTAGGTGAATAACGGGAGACCTTGGAAATCCTTCtcccaaaaaaaataaacaaagaaaagaaaagaaaaacacattttttttttgaattaaataatttcttGATCAACTTGATATGATGTAATGAAATTAAATCTAaccattcttttttttttttttttaccgacgatcaataaaaatattatgtgaATAACTTTCTTATCGTTGTTGACTTCTCAAGATAATTATGACAATTCCCTCGTTCAATATTAATTGTAACAAAATTGTCAAAAGTCAAAATTTGGCAATGATATGAGCAGACGGTGGATTTGACAATTGTCCATTAATGTCAGGATGCATGTCGATACTTTTTGATGGAGAGTGGATTTGCACTCTTTATAGCCTTTCTGATCAACGTCGCAATCATTTCTGTATCTGGCACGGTTTGCTCAGCCGATGACCTCTCTCAGGATAATACAGATATTTGCCAGGATTTAACTCTCAATTCTGCTTCATTCTTGCTGAAGGTCCGATCTATTTTATTCCATTCAAGATTTTTAACTAAATGGAAACAAATAATATGActgtttttttttgttataaCAGAATGTTTTGGGCAAATCAAGTTCAACAGTGTATGCAATGGCATTGCTTGCATCCGGTCAAAGTTCTACCATCACAGGCACTTATGCGGGACAATTCATCATGCAGGTACGTCCGTACAAAATTTAAGATTGCATCACAAGAAAGAATACTACTATAATTTTTTTacgaaaataaataatattctaTTAAATTAGTCTCGTATATGTCTCCCCATCAATACCCACTGCGAGAAATTTGTTGATTGGCTAGCAGAGCGTATACATACGAATATTatattgaaagaattaaaggtaCTTTATTTTTCactttgaattatattccattAGGGTTTCTTGGATCTCAAGATGAGAAAATGGCTTAGAAATTTGGTGACGAGGTGCATTGCTATAACACCCAGTCTAATTGTTTCAATTGTTGGAGGATCTCAAGCAGCTGGCCGATTAATCATCATCGCATCGGTTTGTTTGTACCCAAATTTATTTAACAAATTATGTAATCTTTCTAATTCAAATAATTTTCAATTGCAGATGATACTATCTTTTGAACTTCCGTTCGCTCTCATCCCGCTTCTTAAATTTAGTAGCACATCCACCAAGATGGGACCTCACAAGAATTCGATTTATGTAAGTTTATCATAGTACTATAAATAACATGCATGTGTGTTCTAAATTTTTGCGATATTCATTTTCctaagattttattttaatcGACTGaatcacatataaaaattaatgacaGATTATCGTTATATCATGGATACTGGGGCTCGGAATCATAGGCATCAACATCTACTATCTAAGCACAGCATTTGTGGGTTGGATCATCCACAATGGTTTGCCCAAAGTAGTGAATGTGTTGATCGGAATCGTAGTATTTCCGCTCATGGCGATCTATATAATATCGGTGATCTATCTAATGTTCCGAAAAGACAAGGTCTTGAC
This genomic interval from Primulina eburnea isolate SZY01 chromosome 16, ASM2296580v1, whole genome shotgun sequence contains the following:
- the LOC140817433 gene encoding metal transporter Nramp7.2-like isoform X2; the protein is MGNLQKEELQSGGRNSHGLGVSVVETQPAGGVSSGRKHFDVEEEYHVERKPGWRNFLSYVGPGFLVSLAYLDPGNLETDLQAGANHGYELLWVVLIGLIFALIIQSLAANLGVTTGKHLSELCRVEYPTLVRYCLWLLAEVAVIAADIPEVIGTAFALNILFHIPLSVGVLCTGCSTLLLIGLQRYGVRKLELLIATLVFVMAACFFGELSYVKPPADDVMKGMLVPKLKGQGATGDAIALLGALIMPHNLFLHSALVLSREKPNSVRGINDACRYFLMESGFALFIAFLINVAIISVSGTVCSADDLSQDNTDICQDLTLNSASFLLKNVLGKSSSTVYAMALLASGQSSTITGTYAGQFIMQGFLDLKMRKWLRNLVTRCIAITPSLIVSIVGGSQAAGRLIIIASMILSFELPFALIPLLKFSSTSTKMGPHKNSIYIIVISWILGLGIIGINIYYLSTAFVGWIIHNGLPKVVNVLIGIVVFPLMAIYIISVIYLMFRKDKVLTFVEPSKFDPVTQTQMQVDGGHLSASGRVEMQQVPFRDDLADIPLPR
- the LOC140817433 gene encoding metal transporter Nramp7.2-like isoform X1, with translation MGNLQKEELQSGGRNSHGLGVSVVETQPAGGVSSGRKHFDVEEEYHVERKPGWRNFLSYVGPGFLVSLAYLDPGNLETDLQAGANHGYELLWVVLIGLIFALIIQSLAANLGVTTGKHLSELCRVEYPTLVRYCLWLLAEVAVIAADIPEVIGTAFALNILFHIPLSVGVLCTGCSTLLLIGLQRYGVRKLELLIATLVFVMAACFFGELSYVKPPADDVMKGMLVPKLKGQGATGDAIALLGALIMPHNLFLHSALVLSREKPNSVRGINDACRYFLMESGFALFIAFLINVAIISVSGTVCSADDLSQDNTDICQDLTLNSASFLLKNVLGKSSSTVYAMALLASGQSSTITGTYAGQFIMQGFLDLKMRKWLRNLVTRCIAITPSLIVSIVGGSQAAGRLIIIASVCLYPNLFNKLCNLSNSNNFQLQMILSFELPFALIPLLKFSSTSTKMGPHKNSIYIIVISWILGLGIIGINIYYLSTAFVGWIIHNGLPKVVNVLIGIVVFPLMAIYIISVIYLMFRKDKVLTFVEPSKFDPVTQTQMQVDGGHLSASGRVEMQQVPFRDDLADIPLPR